A genomic region of Bernardetia sp. ABR2-2B contains the following coding sequences:
- a CDS encoding lytic transglycosylase domain-containing protein, whose translation MSNRLKTGLLLLAIAFLLGYILIEKATDILKSEIKTLPEGYHNVLVRVPTSFEFCGETVPLYDEEVKENFDKELYINVFRHSSTSLIIKRSEKFFPIIERILREEGIPDDMKYIAVIESGLENVRSFAGADGYWQFMEETAKEFDLEISKEVDERFHIEKATRAACKYLKRSYKKFENWTLVAASYNRGMGGMNAALRNQNAISYYDVALNAETARYIYRALAFKEIMQNPEKYGFVIPKELRYPPVKYRKIPIDTTVSDISALAVQYGMSYKTLKYHNPWLLMNQLTFDKKDIKNKKVYTLLVPQNPPMPHSNVLAQESLNMQKMLDSILREEDTVIDIQDVK comes from the coding sequence ATGAGCAACCGTCTAAAAACTGGTTTACTTCTACTTGCTATTGCTTTCTTATTGGGTTATATTCTAATAGAAAAAGCTACAGATATATTAAAAAGTGAAATCAAAACTTTGCCCGAAGGTTATCATAACGTACTTGTTCGTGTGCCTACGAGCTTTGAGTTTTGTGGTGAAACAGTTCCTTTGTATGATGAAGAAGTAAAAGAAAATTTTGATAAAGAGTTGTATATCAATGTCTTTCGTCATTCTTCTACGAGTTTGATTATCAAGCGTTCTGAGAAATTCTTTCCAATTATTGAGAGAATTTTGAGAGAAGAGGGTATTCCTGACGACATGAAATATATTGCTGTCATTGAAAGTGGGCTTGAAAATGTTCGTTCTTTTGCTGGTGCAGATGGCTACTGGCAATTTATGGAAGAAACGGCAAAAGAATTTGATTTAGAAATTTCTAAAGAAGTAGATGAACGTTTTCATATCGAAAAAGCAACACGTGCAGCTTGTAAATACCTAAAACGTTCATACAAAAAATTTGAAAACTGGACGCTTGTTGCAGCTTCTTATAATCGTGGAATGGGAGGAATGAATGCAGCATTGCGTAATCAAAATGCTATTTCTTATTATGATGTAGCACTAAATGCTGAAACAGCTCGTTATATTTATCGTGCTTTAGCCTTTAAAGAAATTATGCAGAATCCTGAAAAATACGGTTTTGTTATTCCTAAAGAGTTACGTTATCCACCTGTAAAATATCGAAAAATACCGATTGATACTACTGTAAGTGATATTTCTGCACTTGCTGTTCAATATGGAATGAGTTATAAGACACTCAAATATCATAATCCTTGGCTTTTAATGAATCAGCTTACTTTTGATAAAAAAGATATAAAAAATAAAAAGGTATATACCTTACTTGTTCCTCAAAATCCACCTATGCCTCACTCAAATGTTTTGGCACAAGAATCTTTAAACATGCAAAAAATGCTAGATTCTATTCTTCGTGAAGAAGATACTGTGATTGATATTCAAGATGTAAAGTAA
- a CDS encoding RNA methyltransferase — MKQLSLENLNRIGIEEFKEQKKQPIVIILDNVRSAHNVGAAFRTSDAFSIEKIALCGITAKPPHREIQKTALGATESVEWEYFETTNEAIDAFKKQDYSIFAIEQTTESQKLNTFLPKKEEKYAFVFGNEAFGVDAEVLQNCDAALEIPQFGTKHSLNVSVSLGIILWHCTEKMNIFS, encoded by the coding sequence ATGAAACAACTTTCTTTAGAGAATCTTAATAGAATTGGAATAGAAGAATTTAAAGAACAAAAAAAGCAGCCTATCGTTATTATTTTAGATAATGTTAGAAGCGCACACAATGTAGGTGCAGCTTTCCGAACTTCGGATGCTTTTTCTATTGAAAAAATTGCTCTTTGTGGAATTACTGCCAAACCACCTCACCGAGAGATACAAAAAACAGCGTTAGGAGCAACAGAATCAGTAGAATGGGAATATTTTGAGACAACAAATGAGGCCATTGATGCTTTTAAAAAACAAGATTATTCTATTTTTGCGATAGAACAAACAACTGAAAGCCAAAAGTTGAATACATTTTTGCCTAAAAAAGAAGAAAAATATGCTTTTGTTTTTGGTAATGAAGCCTTTGGAGTAGATGCAGAAGTATTACAAAATTGTGATGCTGCTTTAGAGATTCCACAGTTTGGAACGAAACACTCATTGAATGTTTCAGTAAGTTTGGGTATAATTCTTTGGCATTGTACCGAAAAAATGAATATATTTAGTTAA
- a CDS encoding AAA domain-containing protein, producing MKNTEQQLTHLQELLRIEKREDAAQYQLKIVQAPLAKRRKDGLCWFPVGINDEFVGIGGRWNIDIERTNDKGQPHQLNVGSIVTVFEQKNGLEGEKTNGVVSKVENNRMRIALNNEELPDFLEKQSNSIGVYLAFDDSTYREMNYTIDRVKDAKNDRLSEFREIFLGERTPIINEKTQIDKNEYALQGLNDSQKKAVQKILQAEDVAIIHGPPGTGKTTTLVAAIIETLKTERQVLVCAPSNTAVDWLTEKLNTKEVRVTRLGHPARVSDALEHITLDGKIEEHPDYKYYKKLLKQSEQMRKKALKFKRNFGKQERNERQSMLRDAKRLKQDALKLEEYISKHILENSQVLTCTLAGSAGYNLKHRTFSTLFIDEAAQALEGATWIPILKANRVVMAGDHQQLPPTIKSFEAAKSGLENTLFEKIIKKHPDSAQMLSIQYRMNEQIMEFSNQKFYKGNLKAFETNKNHILYENLAPVEFVDTAGCGFSEMQNEETLSRYNPEEAKLVVSHLERLFEEILLKIENKEIESPKEFIDNFSVGVLSTYKAQVYLLRDLIRENELLTNYSNQITIHTVDGFQGQEREVMYISLVRSNEKGEIGFLKDLRRFNVAITRAKKRLVVFGDSATLGSDEFYKDFLDYAESIEAYKSAWEYMV from the coding sequence ATGAAAAACACAGAACAACAACTTACGCATCTTCAAGAACTTTTACGCATCGAAAAAAGAGAAGATGCAGCTCAATATCAACTCAAAATAGTACAAGCACCACTTGCCAAACGTCGAAAAGATGGTTTGTGTTGGTTTCCTGTTGGAATAAATGATGAATTTGTAGGAATAGGAGGAAGATGGAATATTGATATTGAAAGGACTAATGATAAAGGGCAACCTCATCAGCTTAATGTGGGAAGTATAGTTACTGTTTTTGAACAGAAAAATGGGCTAGAGGGTGAAAAAACAAATGGAGTAGTCAGTAAGGTAGAGAATAATAGAATGCGTATTGCGCTCAATAACGAAGAACTTCCAGACTTCTTGGAAAAGCAAAGTAACAGTATTGGTGTTTATTTGGCTTTCGATGATTCTACTTATCGTGAAATGAATTACACAATAGATAGAGTAAAAGACGCTAAAAATGATAGGTTATCAGAGTTTAGAGAAATTTTTTTAGGAGAAAGAACCCCTATCATTAATGAAAAAACACAAATAGACAAGAATGAATATGCGCTTCAAGGTTTAAACGATTCACAAAAAAAGGCTGTTCAGAAAATATTACAAGCTGAAGATGTAGCCATTATACACGGTCCTCCTGGTACGGGAAAAACAACTACTTTAGTGGCTGCAATTATTGAAACGCTAAAGACAGAAAGACAAGTTTTGGTTTGCGCTCCAAGTAATACGGCTGTTGATTGGCTAACCGAAAAACTGAATACGAAAGAAGTAAGAGTAACGAGGTTAGGACATCCTGCACGAGTGAGCGATGCACTAGAACACATCACTTTAGATGGCAAAATAGAAGAACACCCAGATTATAAATACTACAAAAAACTACTAAAACAGTCTGAACAGATGCGAAAAAAAGCATTAAAGTTCAAACGAAATTTTGGAAAACAAGAGCGTAATGAACGCCAAAGTATGCTTCGTGATGCAAAACGATTGAAACAGGATGCTCTCAAATTAGAAGAATATATTTCAAAACACATCTTAGAGAACTCACAAGTCCTTACTTGTACCTTGGCAGGTTCGGCAGGATATAATCTCAAACATCGTACGTTTTCCACACTTTTTATTGATGAGGCTGCACAGGCTTTAGAAGGAGCAACTTGGATTCCGATTTTGAAAGCGAATCGTGTTGTTATGGCAGGAGACCATCAACAATTACCACCTACTATAAAATCTTTTGAAGCAGCAAAATCAGGTTTAGAAAATACGCTTTTTGAGAAAATAATTAAAAAACACCCAGATTCGGCTCAAATGTTAAGCATTCAGTACCGTATGAATGAGCAAATTATGGAATTTTCAAATCAAAAATTTTATAAAGGAAATCTAAAGGCTTTTGAAACTAATAAAAACCATATTCTTTATGAAAATCTTGCGCCAGTAGAGTTTGTAGATACAGCAGGATGTGGTTTTTCAGAGATGCAAAATGAAGAAACATTGAGCCGTTATAATCCAGAGGAAGCAAAATTAGTAGTTTCTCATTTAGAAAGACTTTTTGAAGAAATTTTATTAAAAATAGAAAACAAAGAAATAGAAAGCCCAAAAGAATTTATCGATAATTTTTCGGTGGGAGTTCTTTCTACTTACAAAGCTCAAGTTTATTTGTTGCGTGATTTGATTCGTGAAAATGAACTTCTGACTAATTATTCCAACCAAATTACGATTCATACTGTCGATGGTTTTCAAGGACAAGAGCGTGAAGTGATGTATATTTCTTTAGTTCGTTCGAATGAAAAAGGCGAAATAGGTTTCTTGAAAGATTTGCGTAGATTCAATGTCGCTATTACACGAGCGAAAAAAAGGTTAGTTGTTTTTGGAGATTCTGCTACTTTGGGTTCTGATGAGTTTTATAAAGACTTTTTAGATTATGCAGAATCCATTGAAGCCTATAAAAGTGCTTGGGAATATATGGTCTAA
- a CDS encoding FAD-linked oxidase C-terminal domain-containing protein: MSSDTLVNQKTNTSNFGKLTPQILNQFEKIVGKQYIFTDDKNRDTYSRDHTEDYSFLPDVVLKPRTAQEISQIMKICNQHVLPVTPRGGGTSLSGGALPTNNGVVISMERFNEIIEIDTLNLQATVETGVITEVFQDAVKEKNLFYPPDPASKGSCFIGGNVSHNSGGPKAVKYGVTRDYVLNLEVVLPTGEIIWTGANVLKNSTGYNLTQLITGSEGTLGIVTKIVFKLRPYPHKNIALLVPFESNEEACRAISAIYIAGITPSGMEFMEREAIERTMFYLEDKMNQKSTIDLPDNIQAHLIIELDGNNEESMMTDAEKIVETLENGYKIGEILFADSEALKEELWRLRKNISPAVNAYSLTKAEDVVVPRGNLPQLITSIKRIGDQYGFRSVCFGHVGDGNLHVNVLKEQISDADWNTKVVEGIGEIFKEVVRLGGMLSGEHGIGIAKRPYMSIALGEVNLRLMREIKQVFDPNGILNAGKIF; the protein is encoded by the coding sequence ATGTCTTCAGATACTTTGGTAAATCAAAAAACGAATACAAGTAATTTTGGCAAACTCACACCTCAAATACTAAATCAATTCGAGAAGATTGTAGGTAAACAATATATTTTTACGGATGATAAAAACAGAGACACATATTCTCGTGACCATACTGAAGATTATTCTTTTCTGCCCGATGTTGTCTTGAAGCCTAGAACAGCACAAGAAATTAGTCAGATTATGAAAATTTGTAATCAACACGTTTTGCCTGTTACACCTCGTGGTGGTGGGACAAGTTTGAGTGGTGGAGCTTTACCAACCAATAACGGTGTAGTGATTTCGATGGAACGTTTCAATGAAATTATCGAAATTGATACTTTAAACCTTCAAGCAACTGTCGAAACAGGTGTAATAACTGAAGTTTTCCAAGATGCTGTCAAAGAAAAAAATCTTTTTTATCCACCCGACCCAGCCAGTAAAGGAAGCTGTTTTATTGGTGGCAATGTTTCGCATAACTCAGGAGGTCCTAAGGCTGTAAAGTATGGAGTTACTCGTGATTATGTTCTGAATTTGGAAGTTGTTCTGCCAACAGGAGAAATTATTTGGACAGGAGCAAACGTACTCAAAAATTCTACGGGTTATAACCTTACTCAACTAATTACAGGCAGCGAAGGGACATTAGGAATTGTAACCAAAATCGTTTTCAAACTCCGTCCTTATCCTCACAAAAATATTGCTCTGCTTGTTCCTTTTGAAAGCAATGAAGAAGCATGTAGAGCTATTTCAGCCATTTATATTGCAGGAATTACACCTTCTGGGATGGAATTTATGGAAAGGGAAGCCATCGAAAGAACGATGTTTTATTTGGAGGATAAGATGAATCAAAAATCAACTATTGATTTACCAGATAATATTCAAGCACATTTAATCATTGAATTAGATGGAAATAATGAAGAATCAATGATGACTGATGCAGAAAAAATTGTCGAAACCTTAGAAAATGGTTATAAAATAGGAGAAATTTTGTTTGCTGATTCGGAGGCTTTAAAGGAAGAGCTTTGGAGATTACGCAAGAATATTTCGCCTGCCGTAAATGCTTATTCACTCACAAAGGCAGAAGATGTAGTTGTTCCTCGTGGTAATTTACCTCAATTGATTACTTCTATAAAAAGAATAGGAGACCAATACGGTTTTCGTTCGGTGTGTTTTGGACACGTAGGCGATGGAAACTTGCATGTAAATGTTTTGAAAGAGCAAATTTCTGATGCTGATTGGAATACAAAAGTAGTAGAAGGAATTGGAGAAATTTTTAAAGAAGTAGTACGATTAGGTGGAATGCTTTCAGGCGAACACGGAATTGGAATTGCCAAACGCCCTTATATGTCTATTGCATTGGGCGAAGTAAATCTAAGGTTGATGAGAGAAATCAAACAAGTATTTGACCCAAATGGAATACTAAATGCAGGTAAGATATTTTAA
- a CDS encoding RtcB family protein, whose amino-acid sequence MITGKTLIDLGFKPNKWFKEAIEYANKHSLEGDKLLNYLEAIRPTIIEPFSVALDYHKNIRAESENEITNVEQIHQTMEELMKTPTLVEGAVMPDACPTGGKGQIPVGGIAVAKNAIHPAMHSADICCSVMMTNLGQIAPKKVLDKAHSITHFGGGGRKDLFDLPRDLEDKIKSNHFLNSERSLNFARTHLGTQGDGNHFLYVGRSEKTGETMLVTHHGSRGFGANLYSRGMKLAEVFRKEISPKTLAKNAWIPYDTEEGKQYWEALQIIREWTKLNHKIIHDTTQRRLKVETLDQFWNEHNFVFKEDDLFYHAKGATPLDDKFVPDSKDGLRLIPLNMSEPILIVKGETTDSNLGFAPHGAGRNVSRTQHKKSKADKTTAQVFAEETEGLDVRFFSGHIDISELPSAYKNAQNVQDQMKEFGLGEVEDKILPYGCIMAGDWQIDAPWKVKARKKREAKERKAKNKISREKYRNR is encoded by the coding sequence ATGATTACTGGAAAAACACTTATTGATTTAGGATTTAAGCCAAATAAATGGTTCAAGGAAGCAATTGAATATGCTAACAAACACAGTTTGGAAGGCGATAAATTACTGAACTATTTGGAGGCTATACGACCAACTATTATCGAACCTTTTTCTGTTGCTCTTGATTATCATAAAAATATTCGTGCAGAATCAGAAAATGAAATTACGAATGTAGAGCAAATCCATCAGACGATGGAGGAACTCATGAAAACACCTACTTTGGTCGAAGGTGCAGTTATGCCAGATGCTTGTCCGACAGGTGGAAAAGGGCAGATTCCTGTGGGTGGAATTGCTGTTGCCAAAAATGCTATTCATCCAGCTATGCACAGCGCAGATATTTGTTGTTCGGTTATGATGACTAATTTAGGACAGATTGCCCCTAAAAAAGTATTGGATAAAGCACATTCTATTACTCATTTTGGAGGTGGAGGAAGAAAAGATTTGTTTGATTTACCTAGAGATTTAGAAGATAAAATTAAATCAAATCATTTCTTAAATTCTGAAAGAAGTTTGAATTTTGCTCGTACTCATTTAGGAACTCAAGGTGATGGAAACCACTTTTTGTATGTAGGTCGTTCGGAAAAAACAGGCGAAACAATGCTCGTAACACACCATGGAAGTCGTGGTTTTGGCGCAAACCTATACAGCAGGGGAATGAAATTAGCAGAAGTTTTTAGAAAAGAAATTTCACCTAAAACTCTCGCTAAAAATGCGTGGATTCCTTACGATACTGAAGAAGGAAAACAGTATTGGGAAGCACTACAAATCATTAGAGAATGGACAAAATTGAATCATAAAATTATCCATGACACTACACAAAGGAGACTAAAAGTAGAGACATTAGACCAGTTTTGGAACGAGCATAATTTTGTTTTTAAAGAAGATGATTTGTTTTATCATGCCAAAGGAGCGACACCTTTAGATGATAAATTTGTTCCAGATTCTAAAGACGGTTTGCGTTTGATTCCTCTGAATATGAGTGAGCCTATTTTGATTGTGAAAGGCGAAACTACGGATTCTAATCTAGGTTTTGCACCACATGGCGCAGGTAGAAATGTCAGTCGTACACAGCACAAAAAAAGCAAAGCTGATAAAACAACAGCACAAGTCTTTGCAGAAGAAACAGAAGGTTTAGATGTTCGTTTTTTCTCTGGTCATATTGATATTTCTGAATTGCCATCGGCTTATAAAAATGCTCAAAATGTACAAGACCAAATGAAAGAGTTTGGGCTTGGGGAGGTAGAAGACAAAATTTTGCCTTATGGTTGTATTATGGCTGGCGATTGGCAAATTGATGCACCTTGGAAAGTGAAAGCTAGGAAAAAGCGTGAAGCAAAAGAGCGAAAAGCTAAAAATAAAATTTCTAGGGAGAAATATAGAAATCGATAG
- a CDS encoding DEAD/DEAH box helicase, whose product MSDKKTNDTKNSTTKSFADLGLSEQLLKAVKKVGYTSPSPIQEKVIPFVLDKKDVLASAQTGTGKTAGFTLPMLQLLTQDVKQRSKIRRRTLRCLILTPTRELAAQVFENVKEYSEFLDIRSAVIFGGVNQNPQIRTLKNGVDVLVATPGRLLDLEGQKALSLADVEILVLDEADRMLDMGFLHDIKRVIKLVPTKRQNLLFSATFSKEIKSLAGKILNNHVTVEATPENTTVEKINQTVYSVNKTRKSDLIIKLIDEGNWEQVLVFTRTKHGANRLSDRMTKRGIQAAAIHGNKTQNARTKALKGFKEGSIRVLVATDIAARGLDIPLLPYVINYELPNVPEDYVHRIGRTGRAGAGGDAISLVSHDEVEFVENIEKLLNEKIDKKIVEGFEPTAPSKEDIEEAELAARQRSGRGGFNRNRSRNRTSDSRGKSNSVNLGKPKSKTKGRRSNNPKFGGKGRGK is encoded by the coding sequence ATGTCAGATAAAAAAACAAACGATACAAAAAACAGTACGACCAAATCTTTTGCAGATTTAGGTCTTTCAGAACAGCTTCTTAAAGCCGTAAAAAAAGTAGGTTATACTTCACCTTCTCCTATTCAAGAAAAAGTAATTCCTTTTGTCTTAGATAAAAAAGATGTTTTGGCTTCGGCACAAACAGGAACAGGAAAAACGGCAGGCTTTACTTTGCCAATGCTTCAACTTCTTACACAAGATGTAAAACAGCGTTCGAAAATTCGTAGAAGAACTTTGCGTTGTCTTATCCTTACTCCTACTCGTGAACTGGCTGCACAGGTTTTTGAAAATGTAAAAGAATATAGCGAATTTTTAGATATTCGAAGTGCAGTTATTTTTGGTGGAGTCAATCAAAATCCACAAATAAGAACGCTAAAAAATGGCGTAGATGTCTTGGTAGCAACTCCTGGTCGTCTGTTAGATTTGGAGGGACAAAAAGCTCTTTCTCTTGCCGATGTAGAGATTTTGGTATTAGATGAAGCCGACAGAATGCTAGATATGGGATTTTTGCATGATATAAAACGTGTCATCAAACTTGTACCTACCAAAAGACAAAATCTGCTTTTTTCGGCTACTTTTTCAAAAGAAATAAAATCACTTGCTGGAAAAATACTGAATAATCACGTTACCGTAGAAGCAACTCCAGAAAACACAACCGTAGAAAAAATTAATCAGACGGTTTATAGTGTAAATAAAACACGAAAGTCAGATTTGATTATAAAATTGATTGATGAAGGAAACTGGGAGCAAGTTTTGGTTTTTACTCGTACAAAGCACGGAGCAAATCGTTTGAGCGACCGAATGACAAAAAGAGGTATTCAAGCTGCTGCCATTCATGGAAACAAAACTCAAAATGCTCGTACAAAAGCATTGAAAGGTTTTAAAGAGGGTTCTATTCGTGTTTTGGTAGCGACAGATATTGCAGCAAGAGGATTAGATATTCCACTTCTGCCATATGTAATTAATTATGAGCTACCGAATGTTCCAGAAGATTATGTACACAGAATTGGTCGTACAGGTCGTGCAGGTGCAGGTGGAGATGCTATTTCTTTAGTTTCTCATGATGAAGTAGAATTTGTAGAAAATATTGAAAAGCTACTCAATGAAAAAATAGATAAAAAAATAGTTGAAGGTTTTGAGCCTACTGCTCCTTCAAAAGAAGATATCGAAGAAGCAGAATTAGCAGCACGACAAAGAAGTGGACGAGGAGGTTTCAATAGAAATAGAAGTAGAAATCGCACTTCAGATTCTAGAGGAAAATCTAATTCTGTAAATCTAGGTAAACCAAAATCTAAGACAAAAGGACGAAGAAGCAATAATCCGAAATTTGGAGGAAAAGGGAGAGGAAAGTAA
- a CDS encoding response regulator, which yields MPDSINNITNSVASISDTAIQTKTKKTSSILYVDDEESNLRIFKSSFRRHYTIFTAISGKEGLEVLESNDIQLVISDQKMPEMTGVEFLERVAENFPNTVRIILTAYSDTEDIMRAINKCGIFRYLVKPWNKDEMLLTIDKALETYSLRTENRQLVNALKSVNEDLESKVKERTSELMATNEDLKRAKEQAEAATKTKEQFLSTMSHEIRTPLNAIIGMTHLLKNDNLEGEMAENIEILEFSAQNLLSLINSVLDISKMEAGKMAFEQAEFDLPTLIQNTVEIFKARADEKNILLRSNIDKAIPKSLLGDSTRLSQILNNLIGNAIKFTEEGTVTITVRLLHHKTEKVELLFAVSDTGIGISPEKINSIFDDFSQAEEDTSRKYGGTGLGLAITKQLVELQGGRINVMSTMMVGSTFSFQLGFKIGKVQAISTNLPDATNIKNLKGVNVLIVEDNKVNQILVKKFLNNWGAKYQIAENGQIAVDLFKENNFDVVLMDLQMPVMDGYESARQIRFLEKESNKFTPIIALTASTLLNERERIVQVGMNDFLSKPFNPNELYQKIAQHSYTQLQKQVPQENDKKGSLNYSYFKNLAGADKEFYTELLELSETDLVEFNRILESTHLSDYETQLALVHHKIRATLRLLEVKELEVQINQLRRMLSQGSQINEVTDRIQAIHKSIEEAILQIKMERK from the coding sequence ATGCCTGATTCCATAAATAATATAACAAATTCAGTAGCCTCTATTTCTGATACAGCAATACAAACTAAAACAAAAAAAACATCTTCTATTTTGTATGTAGATGATGAGGAGAGTAATTTGCGCATTTTTAAAAGCTCATTTAGAAGACATTATACTATTTTTACAGCTATTTCTGGAAAGGAAGGTTTAGAAGTTTTAGAAAGCAATGATATTCAACTTGTTATTTCTGACCAAAAAATGCCAGAAATGACAGGAGTAGAATTTTTGGAGCGAGTAGCAGAAAACTTTCCAAATACAGTTCGTATTATCTTGACAGCATATAGCGATACAGAAGATATTATGAGAGCTATAAACAAATGTGGAATTTTCAGATATTTAGTAAAGCCGTGGAATAAAGATGAAATGCTTTTGACTATTGACAAAGCATTGGAAACGTATTCTTTGCGTACAGAAAATAGGCAATTAGTAAATGCTCTTAAAAGTGTAAATGAAGATTTGGAAAGTAAAGTAAAAGAACGTACTTCTGAATTGATGGCAACTAATGAAGATTTAAAAAGAGCAAAAGAACAGGCAGAAGCAGCTACAAAAACAAAGGAACAGTTTTTATCGACAATGAGCCATGAAATAAGGACTCCTTTGAATGCTATTATCGGAATGACACATTTACTCAAAAATGATAATTTGGAAGGAGAAATGGCTGAAAATATAGAAATTCTAGAGTTTTCTGCCCAAAATCTACTCTCACTTATTAATAGTGTTTTGGATATTTCGAAAATGGAAGCTGGAAAAATGGCTTTCGAACAAGCTGAATTTGACCTACCTACTCTGATTCAGAATACAGTAGAAATCTTTAAAGCTCGTGCAGATGAAAAAAACATTCTTCTTCGCAGCAATATTGATAAAGCAATTCCTAAATCATTACTTGGAGATTCGACACGTCTTTCCCAAATTTTGAATAACCTTATCGGAAATGCTATAAAATTTACAGAAGAGGGAACAGTTACAATTACGGTTCGTCTTCTACACCACAAGACAGAGAAAGTAGAATTACTATTTGCTGTTTCAGATACAGGAATTGGAATTTCACCTGAAAAAATTAATTCTATTTTTGATGATTTTTCACAAGCAGAAGAAGATACTTCTCGTAAGTATGGAGGAACAGGTCTAGGACTTGCCATTACGAAACAACTAGTTGAGCTTCAAGGAGGAAGAATTAATGTAATGAGTACGATGATGGTAGGTTCTACTTTCAGTTTTCAGCTTGGTTTCAAGATTGGAAAGGTACAGGCTATTTCAACTAACCTTCCTGATGCAACAAATATCAAGAACTTAAAAGGAGTAAATGTTTTGATTGTAGAAGATAATAAAGTCAATCAAATATTGGTAAAGAAATTTTTGAATAATTGGGGGGCTAAATATCAAATAGCTGAAAATGGACAAATTGCAGTAGATTTATTCAAGGAAAACAATTTTGATGTTGTTTTGATGGACTTACAAATGCCAGTTATGGATGGATATGAGTCTGCTCGTCAAATTAGATTTTTGGAAAAGGAGTCAAACAAATTTACACCTATTATTGCCCTTACAGCTTCAACTTTGCTCAATGAAAGAGAACGCATTGTACAAGTAGGAATGAATGATTTTTTGAGTAAGCCATTTAATCCCAATGAGTTGTATCAAAAGATTGCACAACACAGTTATACACAACTTCAAAAACAAGTTCCACAAGAAAATGATAAAAAAGGTAGTCTGAATTATTCTTATTTTAAAAACCTAGCTGGAGCAGACAAGGAATTTTATACCGAACTCTTAGAGCTTAGTGAAACTGATTTGGTAGAATTTAATCGTATCTTAGAATCAACTCATTTGTCTGATTACGAAACTCAACTTGCCTTAGTTCATCATAAAATACGTGCAACACTTCGCCTTTTGGAAGTAAAAGAGTTAGAAGTTCAGATAAATCAACTTAGAAGAATGCTTTCACAAGGAAGTCAGATAAATGAAGTAACAGATAGAATACAAGCTATTCACAAAAGCATTGAAGAAGCAATTTTACAGATAAAAATGGAGAGGAAATAA
- a CDS encoding group III truncated hemoglobin, with protein sequence MKPKNDIQNEENIKLLVDTFYDKVNQNLILSPIFNDFAAVDWSSHLPIMYRFWNGILFGEGGYKGNPFEKHIPLPIDKTHFENWLNLFVETVDEFFEGNKAEEAKQRASIIAYTFQSKLEYMNGKKNDLK encoded by the coding sequence ATGAAACCCAAAAATGACATTCAGAACGAAGAAAATATAAAACTACTTGTCGATACTTTTTATGATAAAGTGAATCAAAATCTAATCTTGTCGCCTATTTTTAATGATTTTGCTGCTGTTGATTGGTCGTCTCATTTGCCTATAATGTATCGTTTTTGGAATGGAATTTTGTTTGGAGAAGGAGGTTATAAAGGAAATCCTTTTGAAAAACATATTCCTCTTCCTATTGATAAAACTCACTTTGAAAACTGGCTTAATTTATTCGTTGAGACAGTTGATGAATTTTTTGAAGGAAATAAAGCTGAAGAAGCCAAACAAAGAGCATCAATTATTGCCTATACATTTCAATCAAAATTAGAATATATGAATGGAAAGAAAAATGATTTGAAATAA